The following proteins are encoded in a genomic region of Glycine max cultivar Williams 82 chromosome 18, Glycine_max_v4.0, whole genome shotgun sequence:
- the LOC121174049 gene encoding dentin sialophosphoprotein, with translation MLKNLTKGVTSAVQPSIPVINTTPTIGNNILSPTNTLLGATTNIVSDVTKTITSNTSDIISNTLSDTANIISDPLSGASNIINPSESLSDASKIISSNPLSDASKIISPDSVLPDASIINSSNPLQVASKITDTVSDVAKTITSNTSNIVSNTLSDVSNIVSDVSNNISDPLSGASSINPLDSLSDASEIISSNPLSGAPKINPSDTLSDASKIISNSLPDASKINSSNPLQIASKITDTVSDITNTITSNTSDIVTNTLSDTSNIVSDVTDSLPGSSKLINPLNPLRIISDVTKTVASNTSDIVSNALSDTADTISEVSNIISSSNKSLSVSGISNTIEDVANILIPNPLQIASKIITSKITGNIPNTIIPSNTSNIPGNITSSSKTLLNAANKSKPTSSKKLLQNASSTISNPSNAVDVMNSPEKLFKNALGNALNATLLLSLLDYVLSLATSFLGKLRDSPTPAQLLGLMITPLWNLLRRFVTLGLVMLLLLAGIIITVFILSMPLLMIVTSPIWIPTGTVLFLVTAALLFVCGFVVVLVAMVLRAFRSFGGHNL, from the exons ATGTTGAAGAACCTCACAAAAGGTGTCACCAGTGCAGTTCAACCCTCCATTCCAGTAATCAACACTACACCCACCATTGGCAATAATATTCTTTCTCCAACAAACACTCTACTAGGTGCTACTACTAACATCGTCTCAGATGTTACCAAAACCATCACCTCAAACACTTCTGATATCATCTCAAACACTCTTTCTGATACTGCAAACATCATCTCAGACCCACTCTCAGGTGCTTCCAACATAATCAATCCCTCAGAATCACTTTCTGATGCTTCTAAGATCATCTCCTCAAACCCACTTTCTGATGCTTCCAAGATCATCTCCCCAGACTCAGTACTCCCAGATGCTTCCATAATCAACTCCTCAAACCCACTCCAAGTTGCTTCAAAGATCACTGACACTGTCTCAGATGTTGCCAAAACCATCACTTCAAACACTTCTAATATAGTCTCAAACACTCTCTCAGACGTCTCCAATATCGTCTCAGATGTCTCCAATAACATCTCAGATCCACTCTCAGGTGCATCCAGCATCAACCCCTTAGACTCACTTTCAGATGCTTCAGAGATTATCTCTTCAAACCCACTCTCAGGTGCACCTAAGATCAATCCCTCAGACACACTTTCAGATGCTTCCAAGatcatctcaaactcacttcCTGATGCTTCTAAAATAAACTCCTCAAACCCACTCCAAATTGCTTCCAAGATCACCGATACCGTCTCAGATATCACCAACACCATAACTTCAAACACTTCTGATATCGTCACAAACACACTCTCAGACACTTCCAACATCGTCTCAGACGTCACCGACTCACTCCCAGGTTCTTCCAAATTAATCAACCCCTTAAATCCACTCCGAATTATCTCAGATGTTACCAAAACCGTCGCCTCGAACACCTCTGATATCGTCTCGAACGCTCTCTCAGACACTGCTGACACCATCTCAGAAGTCTCCAACATCATCTCCTCATCAAACAAGTCACTCTCAG TGTCAGGAATTTCCAACACTATCGAAGACGTGGCCAACATCCTCATCCCAAACCCACTTCAAATTGCTTCAAAGATCATCACTTCCAAGATCACTGGTAACATTCCCAACACCATCATCCCCTCAAACACTTCCAACATCCCTGGTAATATTACCTCATCATCAAAAACTCTCTTAAATGCGGCCAATAAATCCAAACCAACCTCCTCAAAAAAACTACTCCAAAACGCTTCAAGTACCATCTCAAACCCTTCTAATGCCGTTGATGTTATGAACAGCccagaaaaactttttaaaaatgccCTAGGGAATGCACTAAACGCAACCCTACTACTTTCCCTCTTGGACTATGTTTTATCTCTTGCGACGTCGTTTCTTGGAAAGCTTCGAGATTCCCCCACCCCAGCACAGTTACTTGGCCTAATGATCACACCTTTGTGGAACTTGCTACGTCGTTTTGTAACACTAGGCCTCGTCATGCTCCTTCTTCTTGCGGGCATAATCATCACTGTTTTCATCCTTTCAATGCCTCTGTTGATGATCGTGACAAGCCCTATATGGATTCCAACTGGTACGGTTTTGTTTCTCGTTACTGCAGCGTTGTTATTTGTGTGCGGATTCGTTGTTGTTTTGGTGGCTATGGTGTTAAGGGCTTTTCGCTCCTTTGGGGGACACAACCTTTGA
- the LOC100784873 gene encoding proline-rich receptor-like protein kinase PERK8: MASANPSPNASPVAVPPALGAILSPPPSSSSPTNTSTPPSPPSSSQPNQTQTQTQTPNSPAPSSPSDPSAPPPSPPQAVPLTPPPSISLSPPPSSTPPPTLPPPSPPDSPPPLPPASPTPPVTTSPPSPPVTTSPPSPPATTSPPPAETPPSLPNLSPPSPPAGSPPPQSPPTTIPPPSRPISPSPPPPANFPRPPTTRTPPEKENPPKTTPSHASPPSVSETPPKPPSSDVPPPSTLPSTPPSDPSGSSPPASLPDPPTNKTVVGGPKVSLPSLPTEKPTARPTNDGTNSMSSNNTPSHSGGLSTGGSVAIGIVVGFIVLSLLVMAVWFAQKKKKKGTGSRGSYAAPSPFTSSHNSGTLFLRPQSPANFLGSGSGSDFVYSPSEPGGVSSSRSWFTYEELIQATNGFSAQNLLGEGGFGCVYKGLLIDGREVAVKQLKIGGGQGEREFRAEVEIISRVHHRHLVSLVGYCISEHQRLLVYDYVPNDTLHYHLHGENRPVLDWPTRVKVAAGAARGIAYLHEDCHPRIIHRDIKSSNILLDLNYEAQVSDFGLAKLALDSNTHVTTRVMGTFGYMAPEYATSGKLTEKSDVYSFGVVLLELITGRKPVDASQPIGDESLVEWARPLLTEALDNEDFEILVDPRLGKNYDRNEMFRMIEAAAACVRHSSVKRPRMSQVVRALDSLDEFTDLNNGMKPGQSSVFDSAQQSAQIRMFRRMAFGSQDSSGFFNESQSSWRSRDHDPTTVFSQNKTGHGNV; this comes from the exons ATGGCTTCAGCAAACCCTTCCCCAAATGCTTCCCCTGTTGCAGTGCCTCCAGCACTTGGTGCTATTTTATCACCACctccttcttcatcttctccaaCAAACACTTCCACCCCACCATCACCTCCCAGTTCTTCTCAGCCtaatcaaacacaaacacaaacacaaacacccAATTCCCCTGCTCCTTCATCTCCTTCTGACCCTTCTGCTCcacctccttctcctcctcagGCAGTGCCATTAACCCCTCCTCCTTCCATATCACTGTCTCCTCCACCATCATCTACACCACCACCAACTTTGCCCCCTCCATCACCACCTGATTCTCCACCACCATTGCCACCTGCATCTCCAACCCCACCAGTTACAACATCTCCCCCCTCACCACCAGTTACAACATCTCCCCCCTCACCACCAGCTACCACATCCCCTCCTCCAGCTGAAACTCCACCTTCCCTTCCAAATTTGTCTCCACCATCTCCACCAGCCGGTTCCCCTCCTCCTCAATCACCTCCCACAACAATTCCACCTCCCTCTCGACCGATTTCGCCATCTCCTCCTCCTCCGGCCAATTTTCCAAGGCCACCAACCACTAGAACTCCTCCAGAGAAAGAAAATCCACCAAAAACTACTCCTTCACATGCATCTCCTCCATCAGTTTCTGAAACTCCTCCTAAACCTCCTTCCTCTGATGTTCCCCCTCCATCCACATTGCCTTCAACTCCTCCTTCAGACCCTTCAGGATCTTCACCTCCAGCTTCTTTGCCTGATCCCCCAACTAATAAAACAGTGGTGGGGGGTCCGAAGGTGTCGCTACCCTCTCTTCCAACTGAGAAACCCACTGCTAGACCTACTAATGATGGTACTAACAGTatgtcttcaaacaacacaccTTCACATTCTGGAGGGTTGAGCACTGGAGGATCTGTGGCTATTGGAATTGTAGTTGGTTTTATTGTCCTCAGCCTTCTTGTTATGGCTGTGTGGTTTGcacagaagaaaaagaagaagggaACAGGATCAAGAGGTAGTTATGCTGCTCCTTCTCCATTTACCTCATCCCACAATTCAG GTACCTTATTCTTGAGGCCGCAGTCTCCGGCCAACTTTTTAGGTAGTGGCTCTGGTAGTGATTTTGTATATTCTCCATCAGAGCCTGGTGGTGTAAGTAGTTCAAGATCATGGTTCACATATGAAGAACTTATTCAAGCTACAAATGGGTTTTCAGCACAAAATTTGTTGGGAGAAGGTGGATTTGGCTGTGTTTATAAAGGTTTGCTGATAGATGGAAGAGAAGTAGCTGTGAAACAGCTCAAAATTGGTGGTGGGCAAGGGGAACGCGAATTCAGGGCAGAAGTTGAGATTATTAGCCGTGTACATCATCGTCATCTGGTTTCTTTAGTTGGTTACTGTATATCCGAGCATCAGAGATTGCTTGTATATGACTATGTTCCCAACGATACTCTTCATTACCATCTCCACG GTGAAAATAGACCAGTTCTAGATTGGCCTACCAGAGTCAAGGTTGCTGCTGGTGCAGCTCGTGGAATAGCTTACTTGCATGAAGACT gTCATCCACGCATTATTCATCGAGATATTAAGTCATCAAACATCCTACTTGATCTCAACTATGAAGCTCAA GTTTCGGACTTTGGGCTTGCAAAATTGGCATTAGATTCAAATACACATGTAACTACACGTGTAATGGGAACCTTTGG GTACATGGCACCAGAATATGCGACAAGTGGAAAACTTACTGAAAAGTCTGATGTATATTCTTTTGGGGTTGTGCTTTTGGAGCTAATTACAGGTCGGAAGCCTGTAGATGCATCTCAACCAATTGGTGATGAGAGCCTGGTTGAATGG GCTCGACCTCTGTTGACGGAAGCACTTGACAATGAGGACTTTGAAATTTTGGTGGATCCAAGACTGGGGAAGAACTACGATAGAAATGAAATGTTTCGGATGATCGAGGCTGCCGCAGCCTGTGTACGCCACTCATCGGTGAAGAGACCACGCATGAGTCAG GTGGTGAGAGCTTTAGATTCCTTGGATGAGTTTACGGATCTCAATAACGGAATGAAACCGGGACAGAGTTCGGTGTTTGATTCGGCGCAGCAATCTGCACAAATCAGAATGTTTAGGAGGATGGCTTTTGGGAGCCAAGATAGTTCCGGTTTCTTCAATGAGTCTCAGAGTAGCTGGAGGAGTAGAGATCACGACCCAACAACTGTCTTCTCCCAAAATAAAACTGGGCATGGGAACGTTTGA
- the LOC102664262 gene encoding probable disease resistance protein At4g27220, whose product MDQASSSKRKRGGRPKSKYWNEAEQLGKDTWKCNHCKEKFGGGATRIEEHITGKGNNIRKCPKYRGNLGGHIILASGSSTSPQEALNILNQLQEDENNLGDQILEHDPAAFESNDIEKAFFYPKGDPDAVCIRKSDIELLQPQKCLNDNIIDFYIKYLINKLPTDKQDRFHFFNCFFFPKLVDLSTDNPSIASDGKAAFQRVSKLTRKVNLFEKNYIFIPINYSLHWSLIVICHPAEVMTCYRDEETKGSPKEACILHMDSRKGIHQDLHNVFQSYLCEEWKERHNNVRDDVSSIFLDLPFVPLELPQQQNAYDCGIFLLHYVERFLEQAPINFNRSLISKFSYWFPPPDASLKRSHIHKLLIAAEGDNKMIVGGSVNPQNNTQLSALLGGDVEDHAVNGGSNGDDALTINRLLSDLAWEEDYFDKRLQWREFQGNKRERQHDDWLDELKDLKKRAIDVKNSLHQSGSTNEFPKPSELDDEYDDLLEENPWVSRDENVKEMWDLLEDEEVFIIGIDGMGGVGKTFMATHIKNEIKRKGTFKDVFWVTVSDDFTTFKLQHDIAETIQVKLYGDEMTRATILTSELEKREKTLLILDDVWDYIDLQKVGIPLNGIKLIITTRLKHVCLQMDCLPNNIITIFPFEEEEAWELFLLKLGHRGTPARLPPHVLEIARSVVMKCYGLPLGISVMARTMKGKDEIHWWRHALNKLDRLEMGEEVLSVLKRSYDNLIEKDIQKCFLQSALFPNDISQEQWVMMVFESGLLNGKGSLEEIFDEARVIVDKLINHSLLLGGWRLRMNGLVRKMACNILNENHTYMIKCHENLTKIPQMREWTADLEAVSLAGNEIEEIAEGTSPNCPRLSTFILSRNSISHIPKCFFRHMNALTLLDLSYNYELTSLPKSLSKLRSLTSLVLRECRQLEYIPPLGDLHALSRLDISGCDSLLRVPEGLQNLKKLQCLNLSRDLYLSLLLGCALPGLSNMQYLDLRGWSGIIVEDVKGMTKLECFAGSFLDQDNYNRYVQEIQDTGYGPQTYFIYFGKFDDFPLGFRTLVMDLKRPRVYFGDCDELPYLLPRDLAELLVIGNDQWECLCAALSSNGSLSLKDINIRDCTKLKSLFCVSCPLCTNIQNLKSLKLDNLDSLSVICKEDVAGLTQSLSRSEVFSHLKELSIIRCDQIEKLLTAGLVAQLQNLESISVSYCKSIKEIFAGDSSDNIALPNLTKLQLYRLPELKTVCKGILLCNSLDILGIDDCPNHEKPRIGRV is encoded by the exons ATGGATCAGGCTAGTAGTAGTAAAAGGAAAAGGGGGGGTCGCCCGAAAAGTAAATACTGGAATGAAGCTGAACAACTAGGAAAAGATACGTGGAAGTGCAACCATTGTAAAGAGAAATTTGGTGGAGGTGCTACAAGGATTGAAGAGCATATTACTGGCAAAGGAAACAATATTAGAAAATGCCCCAAATACCGTGGCAACTTAGGAGGTCACATCATTCTTGCTTCCGGTTCCTCCACCAGTCCACAAGAAGCTCTAAATATATTGAATCAATTACAAG aagatgaaaataatttggGAGACCAGATACTGGAGCATGATCCGGCTGCATTTGAAAGCAATGACATAGAAAAGGCGTTTTTTTATCCAAAGGGGGACCCTGATGCTGTTTGTATCAGAAAGAGCGATATTGAGCTTTTACAGCCTCAGAAATGCCTTAATGATAATATCATTGACTTTTATATaaagtatttgataaataaactcCCAACTGATAAACAGGACAGGTTTCACTTTTTCAATTGCTTTTTCTTTCCTAAGCTTGTTGATTTAAGCACAGATAATCCATCAATTGCTTCTGATGGTAAAGCAGCATTTCAGCGTGTAAGCAAATTGACAAGAAAAGTGAAcctttttgaaaagaattatATCTTCATTCCCATAAATTATAGTCTTCACTGGAGTTTGATTGTCATTTGTCACCCTGCTGAAGTCATGACATGCTACAGAGATGAAGAAACTAAGGGATCTCCCAAAGAAGCTTGCATCTTGCACATGGATTCCCGAAAAGGAATTCATCAAGATCTCCACAATGTTTTCCAAAGTTATCTATGTGAAGAATGGAAAGAGAGGCACAACAATGTGAGGGATGATGTTTCTTCTATATTTTTAGATCTTCCATtcgtgccacttgagctgcctcAGCAACAAAATGCATACGATTGTGGCATCTTTTTGCTCCACTATGTGGAACGTTTTCTGGAACAAGCTCCAATCAACTTTAACCGTTCCCTGATAAGCAAGTTCAGTTATTGGTTCCCTCCACCAGATGCTTCTCTGAAAAGATCTCATATACATAAACTATTAATAG CGGCTGAAGGAGACAACAAAATGATTGTTGGTGGTTCAGTTAACCCTCAAAACAATACACAATTGTCAGCTTTATTAGGAG GTGATGTAGAAGATCATGCTGTGAACGGAGGTAGCAATGGCGATGATGCTTTGACTATAAATAGGTTGCTATCCGATCTAGCATGGGAAGAAGACTACTTTGATAAACGCTTACAGTGGCGGGAGTTCCAGGGCAATAAGCGCGAGAGACAACATGACGATTGGTTGGATGAACTAAAGGACCTGAAAAAAAGAGCCATTGATGTGAAAAACTCACTGCATCAGTCTGGGTCGACTAATGAATTCCCCAAGCCTTCTGAATTGGATGATGAGTATGATGATTTATTGGAAGAGAATCCTTGGGTGTCGCGAGATGAAAATGTGAAGGAGATGTGGGATCTTCTGGAGGATGAGGAAGTCTTCATTATTGGCATAGATGGAATGGGGGGAGTTGGAAAAACATTCATGGCAACTCATATCAAGAATGAGATTAAAAGAAAGGGGACTTTCAAGGATGTCTTCTGGGTCACTGTTTCCGATGATTTCACCACTTTCAAATTGCAACATGACATTGCAGAAACAATACAGGTTAAGCTTTACGGAGATGAGATGACTAGAGCAACAATTTTGACGTCAGAGttggagaaaagagaaaaaacactGCTTATTTTGGATGATGTTTGGGATTATATTGATCTGCAAAAGGTGGGGATTCCTCTTAATGGCATTAAATTGATTATCACAACTCGTTTGAAACATGTGTGTCTACAGATGGATTGCCTaccaaataatataataacaatattcccctttgaagaagaagaagcttggGAGTTATTTTTGCTAAAACTTGGACACCGTGGAACACCTGCAAGACTTCCCCCTCATGTACTAGAGATTGCAAGATCTGTTGTAATGAAATGTTATGGTTTACCACTTGGAATCAGTGTGATGGCTCGAACCATGAAAGGGAAAGATGAGATCCATTGGTGGAGACATGCATTGAATAAACTTGACAGATTGGAAATGGGAGAAGAGGTCTTAAGCGTACTAAAACGTAGCTAtgacaatttaattgaaaaGGACATCCAAAAATGTTTCTTACAGTCTGCACTGTTTCCTAATGATATTAGCCAAGAGCAATGGGTTATGATGGTTTTTGAGAGTGGGTTGTTAAATGGAAAGGGGAGTTTGGAGGAAATATTTGATGAGGCACGTGTCATAGTGGATAAACTCATTAACCATTCTTTGTTGTTAGGTGGTTGGAGGTTACGAATGAATGGTCTGGTGAGGAAGATGGCGTGCAATATCTTGAACGAGAATCACACTTACATGATAAAATGTCATGAAAATTTGACAAAGATACCTCAGATGCGGGAATGGACAGCTGATCTGGAGGCCGTTTCTTTGGCGGGTAATGAGATAGAAGAAATAGCAGAGGGCACATCACCTAATTGTCCTCGCTTGTCCACCTTCATCTTATCTCGTAATTCCATCAGTCATATTCCCAAGTGTTTTTTCAGACACATGAATGCTCTAACACTACTTgatttatcatataattatgAGTTAACATCTTTGCCAAAGTCTCTGTCTAAGTTGAGGTCTCTTACTTCTTTAGTGCTCCGTGAATGTCGTCAATTGGAATATATACCTCCACTGGGAGATCTACATGCATTGTCAAGATTGGACATTTCAGGTTGTGATTCGCTCCTCAGGGTACCGGAAGGCTTGCAAAATCTAAAAAAGTTGCAATGCCTTAATCTTTCCCGCGATTTGTATTTATCATTGTTACTCGGATGCGCACTGCCCGGTTTGAGCAATATGCAATATCTGGATCTCCGCGGTTGGTCTGGTATAATAGTAGAAGATGTAAAAGGGATGACTAAGCTTGAATGTTTTGCAGGAAGCTTTCTCGATCAGGATAACTACAACCGTTATGTGCAAGAAATTCAGGACACTGGTTATGGACCTCAAacctattttatctattttggaAAATTTGATGATTTCCCACTTGGATTCAGGACACTGGTTATGGACCTCAAGCGTCCAAGGGTATATTTTGGAGATTGCGATGAATTACCCTATTTACTGCCAAGAGACCTTGCGGAATTACTTGTAATTGGCAATGATCAATGGGAATGCTTATGTGCTGCTCTGTCATCTAATGGTTCTCTATCTTTAAAGGACATTAACATTCGAGACTGCACAAAATTGAAGAGTTTATTCTGTGTATCTTGTCCCTTATGCACTAATATCCAAAACCTCAAATCTTTGAAACTTGATAATTTGGATAGTTTAAGTGTCATCTGCAAGGAAGATGTTGCTGGTTTAACACAATCTTTATCTCGGAGTGAGGTgttttctcatctcaaggaaTTGAGTATCATCCGATGCGATCAAATAGAGAAGTTGCTGACGGCAGGGTTAGTGGCACAACTTCAAAACCTGGAGTCTATATCGGTATCGTACTGCAAATCAATAAAGGAGATATTTGCAGGAGATAGTTCCGACAACATTGCACTTCCCAATTTAACCAAATTGCAACTATACCGGTTACCAGAATTAAAGACAGTGTGCAAAGGAATTTTACTCTGTAACTCTTTGGATATATTGGGAATCGACGATTGTCCCAATCATGAAAAACCCAGAATTGGTCGTGTATGA